A region of Photobacterium sanguinicancri DNA encodes the following proteins:
- the gltS gene encoding sodium/glutamate symporter, translating into MNSLIQINELESMLIAIIVLFLGYFINSKVKVLRRYNIPEPIVGGLIVAIFVAIMHAQGVDIAFNVPLKDTLMQMFFATVGLAASFKLLAQGGSRVFLFLGLATAFIIIQNGVGVGLSSLLGLDPLLGLIVGSITLSGGHGTGAAWSQTFASEYGLHTLELSMASATFGLIMGGIIGGPMAQRLINKFNLKSSFGDGQKHHIEHPDLVTYSDKEEDRITSKNTIEVLFILLICVAGASHVKDLVDSFGINWLRIPDFVYALFIGVFITNVCEGTKVYKVNSETVDALGTISLSLFLAMALMSLQLWELMDLALPMLIILTVQTLVLGLFAYFVTFRVMGSTYDAAIIAGGHCGFGMGATPTAVMNMGSLVSRNGPSPQAFMVVPIVGAFFIDIANLIVLQGYISFIQ; encoded by the coding sequence ATGAACTCACTTATTCAAATAAATGAGCTTGAATCAATGCTCATTGCGATTATCGTGCTTTTTCTCGGCTACTTTATAAATAGCAAAGTAAAGGTTCTACGCAGGTATAATATTCCGGAACCAATCGTAGGTGGCTTAATCGTTGCTATCTTCGTTGCTATTATGCATGCACAAGGTGTCGATATCGCTTTTAACGTTCCTTTAAAAGACACATTAATGCAGATGTTCTTTGCAACCGTTGGCTTAGCAGCAAGCTTCAAATTACTTGCTCAAGGCGGTTCACGCGTATTTTTGTTTCTTGGATTAGCAACTGCATTCATCATTATCCAAAATGGCGTGGGTGTTGGTTTAAGTTCACTTTTAGGCTTAGACCCATTACTAGGCCTAATTGTTGGCTCAATTACTTTATCTGGTGGTCACGGTACAGGTGCTGCTTGGTCACAAACATTTGCAAGTGAATATGGTCTACACACCTTAGAACTGTCTATGGCATCGGCTACATTCGGTTTAATCATGGGTGGTATTATTGGTGGGCCGATGGCACAACGCCTTATCAATAAATTCAACTTGAAGTCATCATTTGGCGATGGTCAAAAGCACCATATTGAACACCCAGACCTTGTAACTTACAGCGACAAAGAAGAAGACCGCATTACATCGAAAAATACGATTGAAGTGCTCTTTATCTTACTGATCTGTGTGGCTGGTGCTTCACATGTCAAAGATCTAGTCGATAGCTTTGGTATTAACTGGTTGCGTATTCCTGATTTTGTTTACGCCCTCTTTATTGGTGTGTTTATCACCAACGTTTGTGAAGGAACAAAAGTCTACAAAGTAAACAGCGAAACCGTCGATGCTTTAGGCACAATTTCGCTCTCTCTATTCCTTGCTATGGCCCTTATGAGCCTGCAGCTATGGGAACTGATGGATCTAGCGTTACCAATGCTTATCATTTTAACGGTTCAGACGCTAGTTCTAGGGCTCTTCGCCTACTTTGTGACGTTCCGAGTTATGGGCTCTACCTACGATGCAGCAATCATTGCTGGCGGCCACTGTGGTTTTGGTATGGGCGCAACACCTACGGCCGTGATGAACATGGGATCATTAGTCTCTCGTAATGGTCCTTCACCACAGGCCTTTATGGTTGTACCTATTGTTGGCGCATTCTTTATTGATATTGCAAACCTGATTGTTCTGCAAGGTTACATTAGCTTTATCCAATAG
- a CDS encoding YdcH family protein, which produces MLDENHSLAIEFPEHQNTIHQLKMANANFKSMADRYHKLDHAIRGLENQSLPIGDTSFSQMKLERAHLKDKIFEIIGQTDK; this is translated from the coding sequence ATGTTAGATGAAAATCACTCTCTTGCGATCGAGTTCCCTGAGCATCAAAACACCATACACCAACTTAAAATGGCTAACGCAAATTTCAAGTCGATGGCTGATCGGTATCATAAATTAGACCATGCAATACGAGGATTAGAAAACCAAAGCCTTCCCATTGGTGATACTAGCTTTAGCCAAATGAAGTTAGAAAGAGCACATTTAAAAGATAAAATCTTCGAGATCATAGGGCAGACAGATAAGTAG
- a CDS encoding L-lactate MFS transporter: MKKFDRAMQILVAGLCINLCMGILYAWSVFKKALVVDLGWSNADASMPYTVAIITFALSLLVAGILQDRMGPRRVLIMGAVMVGLGMIASSFATTPLMLVLTFGVLTGCGIGFGYACLSPAAMKWFHPSKKGLVNGLIAAGFGLAAVYLAPLTSALIAQYGINTSFLILGCAVLVIAVPLAFTINNPPADYTPELPAGLTGDAAKASKPVDINWRGMLKTPQFYSLWFMFALASSAGLMVIGNITSIASLQADIADAAYLVVILAIFNSGGRIAAGILSDKIGGVKTLMLAFIMQGINMVMFATFQSDFTLMIGAAVAGVGYGTLLAVFPSIIADFYGLKNYGANYGVLYTAWGISGFIGPVLAAVAVDTTGTYTMAYTICAAMVGVAIFLSFITKPVDAEALEKKLANA, from the coding sequence ATGAAAAAGTTTGATAGAGCTATGCAAATCCTAGTTGCTGGATTATGCATCAACTTGTGTATGGGTATCCTATACGCATGGAGTGTATTCAAAAAAGCATTGGTTGTAGATTTAGGTTGGTCAAATGCTGACGCATCAATGCCTTATACAGTAGCCATCATTACTTTTGCTCTTTCTCTTCTGGTTGCTGGTATCTTGCAAGATCGCATGGGTCCACGCCGCGTTCTTATCATGGGTGCTGTAATGGTTGGCCTTGGTATGATTGCGTCAAGCTTTGCGACTACTCCTCTAATGCTAGTACTCACTTTTGGCGTACTAACAGGCTGTGGTATCGGCTTTGGCTACGCATGTTTAAGCCCTGCAGCTATGAAGTGGTTCCACCCTTCTAAGAAAGGCCTTGTGAATGGTCTTATCGCCGCTGGTTTCGGTCTAGCCGCTGTTTACCTTGCACCATTAACATCAGCACTGATCGCACAGTACGGTATTAACACGAGCTTCCTTATCCTAGGTTGTGCAGTTCTTGTTATTGCAGTGCCACTTGCATTTACTATTAACAACCCACCAGCGGATTACACACCAGAACTTCCAGCGGGTCTTACTGGCGATGCAGCGAAAGCAAGCAAGCCTGTAGATATCAACTGGCGTGGCATGCTTAAAACACCACAGTTTTACTCTCTATGGTTCATGTTCGCGTTAGCGTCTTCTGCTGGTCTTATGGTCATCGGTAACATTACGTCTATCGCATCACTACAAGCTGATATTGCAGATGCCGCTTACCTTGTTGTTATTCTTGCAATCTTCAACTCTGGTGGCCGAATTGCAGCTGGCATCCTGTCTGATAAAATTGGCGGTGTTAAAACACTGATGCTTGCTTTTATCATGCAAGGTATCAACATGGTTATGTTCGCTACTTTCCAAAGTGATTTCACACTAATGATTGGTGCAGCAGTAGCGGGTGTTGGTTACGGTACCCTTCTAGCGGTATTCCCATCTATCATTGCTGATTTCTACGGCCTTAAGAACTACGGTGCTAACTACGGTGTACTTTACACTGCTTGGGGTATCAGTGGTTTCATCGGTCCTGTACTTGCTGCTGTTGCAGTAGATACCACAGGTACTTACACAATGGCATACACTATCTGTGCTGCAATGGTAGGTGTTGCTATCTTCCTATCATTCATCACTAAGCCTGTAGATGCTGAAGCGCTAGAGAAGAAACTAGCGAACGCGTAA
- a CDS encoding phosphatase PAP2 family protein has protein sequence MKKTIISLLVGAAVTLPATSQAIASNQINSSVQDDIVVAGDVLQIMVPAAGLFAAWMHDDWEGAKQVTYSTIVSATIVEGLKKSTERQRPNELGTSSFPSGHTAAAFSGAAFLQSRYGSAWGIPAYGAATFVAYSRVHGKRHHVDDVMASAGISILVNQYFVSPYFDENIQVSSMAVDGGVGVNIQINNAAFNTERTERGAQPVLPTHYDSRFELGLGGNTTDGGALVAGQAFTEAPEFEREFKPFVYMNYQHVLSNNNHAEIYLNSTDSRERGVIAADQKLGKNKYQQGQEVLANFQHIKLGGTVYKGYQPLDALHVDLGLGIYYHLLSLQMDDDKNGGNYAKEDSWRLMPNLAMKLDYEITDSLSLVAKGQYQKWSTDSYIEAEGGVNYKLNNQWDMGIKYVYADSSFSNSAFNAVYDSQAFALTFANRF, from the coding sequence ATGAAAAAAACAATTATTTCTTTACTCGTAGGGGCAGCAGTGACGCTTCCTGCTACTTCGCAGGCAATTGCTTCAAACCAAATTAACTCTTCCGTACAGGATGATATTGTCGTCGCTGGTGATGTACTGCAAATTATGGTGCCAGCCGCTGGCTTATTTGCTGCTTGGATGCATGATGATTGGGAAGGTGCAAAGCAAGTGACTTACTCAACAATCGTTAGTGCAACAATTGTTGAGGGGCTTAAAAAATCGACAGAACGCCAGCGCCCTAATGAACTAGGGACCAGTTCTTTCCCTTCAGGACATACTGCCGCAGCTTTCAGTGGCGCTGCGTTTCTACAGTCTCGCTATGGCTCTGCATGGGGTATTCCTGCATATGGCGCTGCTACTTTTGTGGCTTACAGCCGTGTGCATGGTAAACGTCATCATGTCGATGATGTTATGGCATCAGCAGGTATCTCAATTTTAGTTAATCAATATTTTGTCTCACCCTATTTTGATGAAAATATCCAAGTGAGTTCAATGGCTGTTGATGGTGGCGTTGGTGTCAATATACAAATAAACAATGCAGCCTTTAATACGGAACGTACAGAGCGTGGAGCGCAGCCAGTATTGCCAACGCATTATGATAGCCGTTTTGAGTTAGGGCTAGGGGGGAATACGACAGATGGAGGTGCTTTGGTTGCTGGGCAGGCATTTACAGAAGCACCTGAATTCGAGCGAGAATTTAAGCCATTTGTATATATGAACTACCAACATGTGCTGAGTAATAACAATCATGCAGAGATTTATTTAAACAGTACCGATTCTCGTGAACGTGGCGTGATTGCTGCTGATCAAAAGTTAGGAAAAAATAAATATCAGCAAGGGCAAGAAGTGCTGGCTAATTTTCAGCATATTAAGCTAGGTGGTACGGTATATAAAGGTTACCAGCCATTAGATGCATTGCATGTCGACCTTGGTTTGGGCATCTACTATCACTTGTTATCACTTCAAATGGATGATGATAAGAACGGTGGTAATTACGCGAAAGAAGATAGTTGGCGCTTAATGCCAAACCTGGCGATGAAACTTGACTATGAGATAACAGATAGTTTGTCGTTGGTTGCGAAAGGGCAGTACCAAAAGTGGTCGACAGATAGTTATATTGAAGCTGAAGGCGGGGTGAATTATAAGTTGAATAACCAGTGGGACATGGGCATTAAATATGTTTATGCCGACTCAAGCTTTAGTAATAGTGCGTTCAATGCTGTATATGATAGCCAAGCTTTTGCGCTGACGTTTGCTAATCGTTTCTAA
- a CDS encoding cytochrome-c peroxidase, translating to MKNNNYLNKRLLCAIISSSLLTAPLAYAEVSHHPDPQPTPPPLPSNSLKGVAPPEVPGIERYVKDKKAAIKLGKALFWDMQAGSEGQSCGSCHFSAGADNRVKNQISPSVLHERDGMARKYNMPSFPYMGSGKDGGPNYTLTSDDFPLYRLADEKNRNSEILYETDDVVSSQGVTPTEFVSLGFFGLDEKCENVEDVFHVNGMNTRRVEPRNTPTVINAVFNFRNLWDGRANNIFNGVDPFGRRNTEAKVLRFDLKYGRLEHETVNLKNSSLASQAVGPAVDEFEMACGGKTFQHIGRKLLNTTPLALQQVDPKDSELGWLSAYPAKGLNTNYRTLIMEAFNREYWMSPTGKNGFSQIENNFSLFWGLAIQLYQSTLISDDTRFDRFLDGDTQALSIAETRGAGVFFGQGLCVRCHGGLVFTAAAQEIIPDNFRGELVDRMIMSDNNKALYDTGFYNIGVRPTEEDLGLGRTDPHGYPLSFTRQLQQGLDGDHIPDEFDIDSDRFGIDPGVPAGKGETNAIDGAFKVPGLRNVELTGPYMHNGSMSTLTQVVEFYNRGGNSRDLPDGSNTTAFGDIDSNLDRDIRPLGLNEQQISDLVAFLKALTDERVRWEQAPFDHPQLYVPNGHIGDEYSVSVNHEGRAETDWLEIPAVGADGRAAKGLPALEPFLTASTTDPVPNGPKAIDDSAKGPFYKAITINVLDNDVSDLPLDIGSVEIIDKPKSMTGKVINHLDGTVSYKANKNKNVTITYRVKDTAGNVSNIATIQVKTHW from the coding sequence ATGAAAAATAATAACTATCTAAATAAACGATTGCTCTGCGCAATAATTTCCTCAAGCCTTTTAACAGCACCATTGGCTTACGCTGAAGTATCTCATCACCCCGATCCGCAACCGACGCCCCCCCCCCTCCCCAGTAATTCACTGAAAGGCGTTGCGCCACCTGAAGTACCTGGCATAGAGCGTTATGTCAAAGATAAAAAAGCGGCCATCAAATTAGGTAAGGCACTATTTTGGGATATGCAAGCTGGTAGTGAGGGACAGAGTTGTGGTTCATGCCACTTCAGTGCTGGTGCGGATAATCGAGTGAAAAACCAAATAAGCCCAAGCGTATTACACGAACGCGATGGCATGGCACGTAAATACAATATGCCAAGTTTCCCTTATATGGGGTCTGGCAAAGACGGCGGCCCTAACTACACACTTACCTCTGATGACTTCCCTCTTTATAGGTTGGCCGATGAAAAAAATCGTAATTCTGAAATCTTATACGAAACCGATGATGTCGTATCATCACAAGGGGTAACACCGACAGAGTTTGTTTCTCTCGGTTTTTTTGGTCTCGATGAAAAGTGTGAAAATGTTGAAGATGTATTCCATGTAAACGGTATGAATACCCGTCGGGTTGAGCCACGTAATACACCTACTGTTATTAATGCCGTTTTTAACTTCCGTAATTTATGGGATGGACGTGCCAATAACATCTTTAACGGTGTAGACCCATTTGGACGACGAAATACTGAAGCAAAAGTACTTCGCTTCGACTTAAAATATGGTCGCTTAGAGCACGAAACCGTTAACCTCAAAAACTCCAGCCTTGCGTCTCAGGCCGTCGGACCAGCAGTAGACGAATTTGAGATGGCTTGTGGCGGAAAAACATTCCAACATATTGGACGTAAGTTACTAAACACGACACCACTAGCATTGCAACAAGTCGATCCTAAAGACAGTGAGCTGGGCTGGTTATCAGCCTATCCAGCAAAAGGCTTGAATACCAATTATCGTACTTTGATTATGGAAGCGTTTAATCGCGAATATTGGATGAGTCCGACGGGTAAAAATGGCTTTAGCCAGATTGAGAATAATTTCTCTTTATTCTGGGGACTCGCTATTCAGCTTTATCAAAGTACGCTCATTTCGGATGACACCCGCTTTGACCGCTTTTTAGATGGTGATACGCAGGCACTTTCGATTGCTGAAACACGAGGTGCTGGTGTCTTCTTTGGCCAAGGCCTTTGTGTACGATGCCATGGTGGCTTAGTGTTTACCGCAGCCGCTCAAGAGATCATTCCTGATAACTTCCGTGGGGAGCTTGTCGACAGAATGATCATGAGTGACAACAACAAAGCCCTGTACGACACAGGATTTTACAACATTGGCGTTCGTCCAACCGAAGAAGATCTTGGTCTTGGTCGTACCGACCCACATGGTTATCCACTGTCGTTTACTCGTCAGTTACAACAAGGGCTGGATGGCGATCATATACCCGATGAGTTCGATATCGACAGCGATCGATTTGGCATCGATCCAGGTGTTCCAGCTGGTAAAGGTGAAACAAACGCAATTGATGGCGCCTTTAAAGTGCCGGGACTACGTAATGTCGAATTAACAGGCCCGTACATGCACAACGGCAGTATGTCTACATTGACACAAGTTGTAGAGTTCTATAACCGTGGCGGTAACAGCCGTGATTTACCTGATGGTTCGAATACGACTGCGTTTGGTGATATTGACTCTAACCTCGACCGCGATATCAGACCACTAGGACTAAATGAGCAGCAAATATCCGACCTTGTTGCTTTCCTTAAAGCCTTAACCGATGAACGTGTTCGCTGGGAGCAAGCCCCATTTGATCACCCTCAACTGTATGTACCCAACGGCCATATTGGTGATGAATATTCAGTTAGTGTAAACCATGAAGGACGAGCAGAAACAGACTGGCTTGAGATCCCTGCCGTTGGTGCAGATGGACGAGCGGCTAAAGGTTTACCAGCGTTAGAACCTTTCCTCACTGCCAGCACCACAGATCCTGTGCCCAATGGTCCTAAAGCCATAGATGACAGTGCGAAAGGCCCTTTTTATAAGGCTATCACGATAAACGTACTCGATAATGACGTATCAGACCTACCGCTAGATATTGGCTCCGTCGAAATAATTGATAAGCCAAAATCAATGACAGGTAAAGTGATCAATCACCTTGATGGTACTGTAAGCTATAAAGCAAACAAGAACAAAAATGTGACCATCACTTACCGTGTGAAAGACACAGCGGGTAATGTGTCTAACATTGCGACTATTCAGGTTAAAACTCACTGGTAG
- a CDS encoding cob(I)yrinic acid a,c-diamide adenosyltransferase, translating to MLPIEEKNKLAQQTARHKVMKMKVHEKSDLAVDDKRRVLVLTGNGKGKTSSGFGMIFRALGHSQGCAVVQYLKGDAESGERNLLQQLGVPVVTMNTGCSFKEGYCAERERVRAREVWLQTLTFLNDPGIDVLLLDEVTYMVARKHLDVDEMIAAFEARPANQSVILTGRAAHRKLREYADTVSRVDCVKHGLQIGLKARKGIEF from the coding sequence ATGCTTCCCATTGAAGAAAAAAATAAGTTAGCGCAACAAACAGCACGGCATAAAGTGATGAAGATGAAAGTTCATGAAAAATCTGATCTTGCTGTTGATGATAAAAGGCGGGTGTTAGTACTAACAGGTAATGGCAAAGGAAAAACCAGTTCAGGTTTTGGTATGATCTTCAGAGCCTTGGGTCATAGCCAAGGCTGTGCGGTTGTTCAGTATTTGAAAGGTGACGCTGAAAGTGGTGAGCGTAACCTTTTGCAGCAATTGGGTGTACCTGTCGTCACTATGAATACAGGGTGCTCATTTAAAGAGGGTTATTGTGCTGAACGGGAACGTGTTCGAGCACGAGAAGTGTGGCTACAAACGTTAACATTTTTGAATGACCCAGGTATAGATGTTCTGTTACTCGATGAAGTCACTTATATGGTGGCGCGTAAGCACCTTGATGTCGATGAGATGATCGCCGCTTTTGAAGCGCGTCCTGCTAATCAGTCTGTTATTTTAACGGGTAGGGCTGCTCATCGTAAGTTGCGCGAATACGCAGATACAGTGTCGCGTGTCGATTGTGTCAAACATGGTTTGCAAATAGGGTTGAAAGCGCGAAAGGGCATCGAGTTTTAA